From the genome of Methanonatronarchaeum thermophilum, one region includes:
- a CDS encoding PRC-barrel domain-containing protein, giving the protein MEIPVTKLSKKDIVSSDGDEIGSLYNVTMNMKTGELLDLIIEPHREVDPSNYETQDDYIVIPFQNVKAIKDMIVVEV; this is encoded by the coding sequence ATGGAGATTCCTGTAACCAAACTCTCAAAAAAAGATATAGTAAGTTCAGATGGAGACGAAATAGGGTCATTATACAACGTTACAATGAACATGAAAACCGGGGAACTACTCGACCTTATAATAGAACCTCATAGAGAAGTTGACCCATCAAACTACGAAACCCAAGACGACTACATCGTAATACCATTCCAAAACGTTAAAGCAATCAAAGACATGATCGTAGTCGAAGTATAA
- a CDS encoding glycosyltransferase family 4 protein: protein MIKIFCKSFPPELGGDGIVAERYLEYGERDALVFTVGNQKDTDRVRYLSESYDRNYVKKARDHICDGDFVWCHSTRLAIDLHRYMDRDDFITVHGLWGLIPRSSDSWFKYQRNRVAEYLFFKFMCKSNVTVVSPYSKRKLDGFVDPFYVPNGVDFSGFKNFKKDKKAVYLGRHHPQKDIGFVTEISKYLVSKGYRVHIGGKTNKYSLQDTWDSIDGLSYGYLDQDEKNRWLRGSKFLIQPSKWEGFPLTLLESLKYKCIPIIRDYSELSSIDLSKYFIFIDKENYKEKIEKAFEINHDFNELEKLLKSKYNWKKIIERYDKLFKKND, encoded by the coding sequence TTGATTAAGATTTTTTGTAAATCTTTCCCTCCGGAGCTTGGGGGGGATGGCATTGTGGCTGAAAGATATCTTGAATATGGGGAGAGAGATGCTTTAGTTTTTACTGTTGGAAATCAAAAGGATACGGATAGAGTGAGGTATCTTTCTGAAAGTTATGATAGAAATTATGTTAAGAAAGCTCGTGATCATATTTGTGATGGGGATTTTGTTTGGTGTCACTCTACAAGGCTTGCAATTGATTTGCATCGTTATATGGATAGGGATGATTTTATTACAGTCCACGGATTGTGGGGGCTTATCCCTAGGAGTTCGGATAGCTGGTTTAAATACCAGAGGAATCGTGTAGCTGAATATTTATTCTTTAAGTTTATGTGTAAATCCAATGTTACCGTAGTTTCTCCTTATTCAAAAAGGAAGTTGGATGGTTTTGTTGATCCTTTTTATGTTCCTAATGGAGTAGATTTCTCTGGATTTAAGAATTTTAAGAAAGATAAGAAGGCTGTGTATTTAGGTAGGCATCACCCTCAAAAGGACATTGGGTTTGTTACTGAAATCTCAAAGTATTTGGTTTCAAAGGGTTATAGAGTCCATATTGGTGGTAAAACCAATAAATATTCACTTCAGGATACATGGGATTCGATAGATGGCTTAAGTTACGGATATTTGGATCAAGATGAAAAGAATAGATGGTTAAGGGGAAGTAAATTCTTAATACAGCCTTCTAAATGGGAGGGTTTTCCTTTAACTTTACTAGAGTCTCTAAAATACAAATGTATACCTATAATTAGGGATTACTCCGAATTAAGCAGTATAGATTTATCTAAATATTTTATTTTTATAGATAAAGAAAATTATAAAGAAAAAATAGAAAAAGCTTTTGAAATTAACCACGACTTCAATGAACTTGAAAAACTACTTAAGAGTAAGTATAACTGGAAAAAAATAATTGAAAGATATGACAAGTTGTTTAAAAAAAATGATTAA
- a CDS encoding DUF1614 domain-containing protein — protein MSRRILFLPLALPLLLIFFIIPFLLAYIVLSVGMVLGFSPLTTLLLYMAILIGSLVNIPITELKQQKTQKPSFFQDPFQNLNQNQFTTISINLGGALIPTLMSLYLIIELSTNEILALLIALLIVIFVSKSFSRVVKGVGIAMPMLIPPITAVTASLLATILLGTGQTNLAIISFASGVLGVLIGADLLNLHKIKKLNTNMISIGGAGTFDGIFLTGVFSVIFSIFFV, from the coding sequence ATGAGCCGTAGAATACTCTTTTTACCACTAGCACTACCCTTGTTATTAATATTTTTCATAATCCCATTCCTACTCGCCTACATAGTCCTATCTGTAGGAATGGTCTTAGGATTCTCACCACTCACCACACTACTACTATACATGGCCATCCTAATAGGAAGCCTAGTCAACATACCAATCACAGAACTAAAACAGCAAAAAACCCAAAAACCATCATTCTTCCAAGACCCCTTCCAAAACCTCAACCAAAACCAATTCACAACAATCAGCATCAACCTAGGAGGCGCATTAATACCAACACTAATGTCACTATACCTAATCATAGAACTATCAACAAACGAAATACTCGCATTACTAATAGCATTATTAATCGTAATATTTGTATCAAAATCATTCTCCAGAGTCGTTAAAGGCGTTGGAATCGCCATGCCAATGCTAATACCACCGATAACAGCAGTAACCGCCTCACTACTCGCAACAATACTACTCGGAACCGGCCAAACAAACCTAGCAATAATATCATTCGCATCAGGCGTACTAGGAGTGCTAATAGGAGCAGACCTACTCAACCTACACAAAATAAAAAAACTAAACACAAACATGATAAGCATAGGTGGAGCCGGAACATTCGACGGAATATTCCTAACAGGAGTCTTCTCCGTAATATTCTCAATATTCTTCGTATAA
- a CDS encoding metallophosphoesterase family protein: MSIALISDVHGNLTALEAVLGEIGDVDRVLCAGDIVGYNPFPKEVIKVFQEEGIISVVGNHDKAVVTGDTSWFNPYAAEAVEWTRNQLNQKEINYLSNLKERISIDVGGERLTITHGSPRSVEEYVCPTTIDIKLRGMVSEVESKYLVLGHTHLPMMKEFKEGIVINPGSVGQPRDGDPQASYCIFNPQEKQCTIHRVKYDIDTVANKIREIGLPEKHARRLYQGR, translated from the coding sequence ATGTCGATCGCATTGATATCTGATGTTCATGGAAACCTTACTGCTCTTGAAGCTGTTTTAGGGGAGATTGGGGATGTGGATCGAGTTTTGTGTGCTGGAGACATAGTTGGCTATAACCCGTTTCCAAAAGAGGTTATCAAGGTTTTCCAGGAAGAAGGGATTATTTCTGTGGTTGGGAATCATGATAAGGCAGTTGTAACTGGAGATACTTCATGGTTCAATCCCTATGCTGCAGAAGCTGTAGAATGGACAAGAAATCAATTGAACCAAAAAGAGATCAACTATCTATCGAATTTAAAAGAACGTATCTCGATAGATGTTGGTGGTGAACGCCTTACAATAACACATGGGAGCCCTAGATCGGTGGAAGAGTATGTATGTCCAACAACAATCGACATAAAACTCCGTGGAATGGTAAGTGAAGTAGAATCCAAATACCTAGTTCTGGGACACACACACCTACCTATGATGAAGGAGTTTAAAGAAGGGATAGTGATAAATCCAGGATCGGTAGGTCAACCACGAGACGGAGACCCACAAGCATCATACTGTATATTCAACCCACAAGAAAAACAATGCACAATACACAGAGTAAAATACGACATAGACACAGTAGCAAACAAAATAAGGGAAATCGGGTTACCAGAAAAACATGCTCGAAGACTATACCAAGGAAGATAA
- a CDS encoding CDC48 family AAA ATPase, with protein MNELQLRVEKAYPSDNGKGTARLDPDTFVELKISPGDYIELEGEKKTLAKVWRADSEDWGKGIIRIDGYTRQNAGVSIGESIKIRKTEVEGADQVVLAPTERDKKLPTTRDIKNFLRRQLLKRVFTEGDIIPVKAPMQKSFFRDSGNLVPLVAVSAAPSEENLIVTEDTEVEIKSQPVQEYDSVKAARITYEDIGGLKDEVQHVREMIELPLRHPEVFKRLGIDPPKGVLLHGPPGTGKTLIAKAVANESRANFLSINGPEIMSKYYGESEQQLRELFQEAQENSPSIVFIDELDSIAPKREEVGGEVERRVVAQLLSLMDGLEERGEIVVIGATNRISGVDPALRRPGRFDREIEIGVPDLEERREILSIHTRAMPLEDSIELDEYAGLTHGYVGADIEALCKEAAMKALRRFLPDIDFENDRIPEEVLNNLIVNNKDFRDAMKEIEPSALREVLLEVPKVDYDDVGGLEDVMQEIKESIEWPLKRPDAFERMGVNPPKGLLLFGPPGTGKTLIARAVANESDANFISVKGPELLSKWVGESEKGVREVFRKARQTAPTIVFFDELDSMAPTRDGGDNNRVTERVVNQLLTEIDGIEGLEDVVIIGASNRPDIIDPALMRPGRFDRRIFIPVPDRKARKKILEIHTQGMPLSDDVDLDELAYDLEGYVGSDIEALCREAAMLALRCDIEACEVKDQHLRQAMDSVYPTVDEETKEYYKKIEEMLKSRPDKQTKESIVGYR; from the coding sequence ATGAATGAATTGCAGCTTCGGGTTGAGAAGGCGTATCCGAGTGATAATGGTAAGGGTACTGCCAGGCTTGATCCCGATACCTTTGTGGAACTAAAAATCTCTCCTGGAGATTATATAGAGCTTGAGGGTGAGAAGAAGACTCTCGCTAAGGTTTGGAGAGCGGATAGTGAGGATTGGGGTAAAGGAATCATACGTATAGACGGATACACCCGACAGAACGCCGGCGTTAGCATCGGCGAATCAATAAAGATTCGTAAAACAGAGGTAGAGGGGGCAGATCAAGTAGTTCTAGCTCCGACCGAACGGGATAAGAAACTTCCTACAACCCGTGATATAAAAAACTTTCTCAGAAGACAGTTATTGAAAAGGGTGTTTACTGAGGGCGATATAATTCCGGTTAAGGCTCCGATGCAGAAATCCTTCTTCCGAGATTCAGGAAACCTAGTTCCATTGGTAGCTGTATCAGCAGCTCCATCAGAAGAAAACCTGATTGTTACCGAAGACACAGAAGTTGAGATTAAAAGCCAGCCTGTGCAGGAATATGATTCAGTTAAGGCTGCTAGAATTACTTATGAGGATATTGGGGGGCTTAAGGATGAGGTTCAGCATGTGCGGGAGATGATAGAACTTCCACTCCGCCATCCTGAGGTATTTAAAAGACTTGGAATCGACCCACCAAAAGGAGTCTTGTTGCACGGACCGCCTGGAACTGGAAAGACCTTGATTGCGAAGGCGGTTGCAAATGAATCTCGGGCTAATTTTCTTTCGATTAATGGGCCTGAGATTATGAGTAAGTATTATGGTGAGAGTGAACAGCAGTTGAGGGAGTTGTTTCAGGAGGCTCAGGAGAACTCACCTTCAATTGTATTCATAGATGAATTGGATTCGATTGCGCCTAAGCGTGAGGAGGTTGGTGGAGAGGTCGAGAGAAGAGTCGTAGCCCAGCTACTTTCTTTGATGGATGGTCTTGAAGAGCGTGGTGAGATCGTTGTTATTGGTGCTACAAACCGTATCTCCGGTGTCGACCCTGCCTTGCGGAGGCCGGGCCGGTTTGACCGGGAGATTGAGATTGGTGTTCCAGACCTTGAAGAGAGAAGGGAGATATTAAGTATTCATACTCGGGCGATGCCGCTTGAAGATAGCATCGAGCTTGATGAGTATGCGGGTTTGACCCATGGTTATGTTGGTGCTGACATTGAGGCGTTGTGTAAGGAGGCGGCGATGAAGGCCCTAAGACGGTTCCTGCCTGACATTGATTTTGAGAATGATCGTATACCTGAAGAGGTTTTGAACAACTTAATTGTTAATAACAAGGACTTTAGGGATGCGATGAAGGAGATTGAGCCTTCTGCACTTAGAGAAGTGTTGTTAGAGGTTCCTAAGGTTGATTATGATGATGTTGGTGGGTTGGAGGATGTTATGCAGGAGATTAAGGAGAGTATTGAGTGGCCGCTTAAACGGCCTGATGCTTTTGAAAGGATGGGTGTTAACCCGCCGAAAGGATTATTGTTATTTGGGCCTCCTGGAACTGGAAAGACCTTGATTGCTCGGGCTGTTGCTAATGAATCAGACGCCAACTTCATCTCCGTTAAAGGACCGGAGTTGTTGAGTAAGTGGGTTGGTGAGTCTGAGAAAGGTGTTCGTGAGGTATTCAGGAAAGCCAGGCAGACTGCTCCAACAATTGTATTTTTCGACGAACTTGATTCGATGGCTCCTACAAGGGATGGTGGAGACAACAACAGAGTTACGGAGCGTGTCGTCAACCAACTACTAACCGAGATCGATGGTATTGAGGGGTTGGAGGATGTTGTGATTATCGGTGCTTCCAACAGACCTGACATCATAGATCCAGCTTTGATGCGGCCCGGACGTTTCGACCGACGCATATTCATTCCAGTTCCTGATCGGAAGGCGCGGAAAAAAATACTTGAAATCCACACACAAGGAATGCCATTATCAGATGACGTCGACCTAGATGAACTTGCATACGACCTAGAAGGATATGTAGGATCCGACATAGAAGCATTATGTAGAGAAGCAGCAATGCTCGCACTCAGATGCGACATAGAAGCCTGCGAAGTAAAAGACCAACACCTCAGACAAGCAATGGACTCAGTATACCCAACAGTAGACGAAGAAACAAAAGAATACTACAAAAAAATCGAAGAAATGCTCAAAAGCCGGCCAGACAAACAAACCAAAGAAAGCATCGTCGGCTACAGATAA